In Clavibacter californiensis, the sequence CCTGCGGGTCCTGCGGGTCGTGCTGGGGGGTGGTGTCTGTCATGTCCGTCATCCCTTCGATGCGGTCGGGGTGACCCGGAACACGTGCACGGGGTGCGTGAACGCGTCGAGCCGGACGAAGTTGGAGGTCGACCACGTGTAGACGTCGCCCGTGAGGAGGTCCTCGACGTCGAACACGGCGTCCTCGGCGAGGCCCCAGCGGGTGGGATCGAGGTGGACCTGGGTCTCGCGCGCGGAGTGCGGGTCGACGTTGGCGACGACGAGGATCGTGTCGGCCTCGCCCGTGCCCGTGTGCTCCGCCGCGAGGTGCTTGGAGTAGACGAGGATCGAGTCGTCGTCGCTCCAGTGCACGTCGAGGTTGCGCAGCTGTCGGAGCGCGGGGTGCTGGCGGCGGATCTCGTTGAGCCGCGCGATCTCCGGCGCGATGGACCCGCCGAGCTCCTCCTGGCGGGCCCAGTCGCGCGGCTTGTACTCGTACTTCTCGTTGTCGATGTTCTCCTCGGCGCCGGGGCGCGCGACGTTCTCGATCAGCTCGTAGCCCGAGTAGATGCCCCACGACGGCGACGCGGTGGCGGCGATGGCCGCGCGGATCCGGTACGCCGCGCGCCCGCCGAACTGCAGGTACGGCGTGAGGATGTCGTGCGTGTTCGCGAAGAAGTTCGGGCGCAGGTAGTCGCTCGTCTCGTGGCTGACCTCGGTGAGGTACTCCTCGAGCTCCTGCTTCGTGTTCCGCCACGTGAAGTACGTGTACGACTGCTGGAAGCCGATCTTGGCGAGCGTCCGCATCATCGCGGGGCGCGTGAACGCCTCGCTGAGGAAGATCGCGTCGGGCTCGTCGCGCATCACCTGGTGGATGAGGCGCTCCCAGAACACGAGCGGCTTGGTGTGCGGGTTGTCGACGCGGAAGATCTTGACGCCGAGCCCCAGCCACACGCGCATGACGCGCAGCATCTCCCGGTACGACCCTTCCGGGTCGTTGTCGAAGTTCAGCGGGTAGATGTCCTGGTACTTCTTCGGCGGGTTCTCCGCGAAGGCGATGGATCCGTCGGGCAGCGTCGTGAACAGCTCCGGGTGCGTCGTGACCCACGGGTGGTCGGGCGAGGCCTGGAGGGCGATGTCGATCGCGAGCTCCATGCCGTGGTCGGCCACGGCGTCGACGAACGCGCGGAAGTCCTCTGCCGTGCCGAGCTCCGGGTGGATGGAGTCGTGACCGCCGTCCTCGGAGCCGATGCCGTAGGGCGAGCCCGGGTCATGCTCGCCGGCCGTGAGGGTGTTGTTCGGGCCCTTGCGGTTGGTGCGGCCGATGGGGTGCACCGGCGGGATGTAGACGACGTCGAAGCCCATGTCGCGGATCGCGGGGAGGCGGCCGGCGGCGGTCTGGAATGTGCCGCTCGTCCAGGATCCGTCCTCGTGCTGGACCGCGCCCTCGGAGCGGGGGAAGAACTCGTACCAGGATCCGACGGCGGCGCGCTCGCGCTCGACCACGATGGTCCGTTCGGGAGAGAGGGTGACGAGGCTGCGGAGGGGCAGGCGGTCGATCGCGGCGAGGACGTCGGGGGTCGTCGCGGCGGCGAGGCGCGCCTCGGGTGAGGCGTCGGCGTCGGAGATGCCGGCGAGCGCCGCCCGGAGGACGTCGCGGTCGGCGGCGTCGCGGGTCTCGTCGGCGGCGGCGCGCTCGAGCGCCTCACCGCCGAGGGCGAGCATCACGTCGACGTCGAGGCCAGCGGGGACCTTGATCTCCGCGTTGTGCAGCCACGTGCCGAAGTCGTCCGACCACGCGCTCACGCGCCAGGTCCAGACGCCCTGCGTCTCGAGCTGGGCCGTCGTGATCCAGCGGTCGAGCCCGGGCTTCGTGGCGTCGAGCTGCATGCGGTGCTCGGTCACGGCGCCCGTGGGATCGGTGAGGAGCACGTCGGCGCCGATGAGGTCGTGGCCCTCGCGGAAGATCGTCGCGCCGAAGGGCACCACGTCGTGGACGAAGCTCTTCGCGGGCCAGAGGTCGTCCTCGATCTGCGGGGTGAGCGACAGGATCGGGATGCGGCCGATGACGGGGACGTACGGCTCGTCGGCGGGCTCGGACCCGTGCGCGGTCGCGGTGTCGGTCGACGCCGGGGCGGCTGCCGCGGGCGCATCGGCGGGAGTCACGCCGGGAGCCTCCACGTCGGGCTCGGTGACATCCGCGACGGCGATCCCGGGCGCGGGCACGGGTCCCGACGCGGGCACGGGTCCCGACTCGGGCGCGGGCTCGGCGGGAAGGGCGTCGACCTCGGCATCGGGCGCGGCGTGACGCGGGGCCGTGGCGCGCTCCACGACGGGATCCGCCGGGGCGTCCGCGGGCAGCGGGTCGGCGTGGGCCTCCGGCTCGACGCCGTCGAGGCCGACGCCTGCGAGCTCGGCCGGGACCGGTTCGGGGACCCCGGGGACGGGAGCCTCGGCGACGGCGGGGGGATCCACCGTCACGGGGGCATCGACCGGCTCCGCGGGGGGCGCCTCGGGGATGAGCGGGGGCCGGGCCTCGGGCGGCTTCTGGGCGTCCTGGAGCTTCTGGGCCTTGGCGGCCTTGCGCGCTGCACGGCCGCGCACCGGGCGGGGGAGGGGATCGGGTCCGTCCTGGGGTGTGGTCACTGTTCGACCGTAGCCCGTGCGCCGTCCGGCTGTCGCTCGCCGCGGCGATGGCGGGCGCCGTGCGGATGCCCGACGCCCGCCCGACACCGTCCGTCCGGCAGGTGTCCACGGAGCCTCCACGCGCGGGCACGACCCTGGTGCCCTGCCCCCCCGCGGCCCTAGGCTCGGGAGCCATCCGCGCGGGCCAGCCCGCCGCTGTCCGGTCCGAGGGAGTCCCGTGAAGGCCATCCGCAGATTCACCGTCCGTGCCGTCCTCCCCGAGGAGCTGTCCGCGCTGGACGAGCTCGCCGGGAACCTCCGATGGTCCTGGTACGAGCCCACCCGCCGCGTGTTCGCGCACGTGAGCCCCGAGCTCTGGGAGGGGACGGGCCACGATCCGGTGGCGCTGCTCGGCGCGGTGGACCAGGAGCGGCTGCGCGAGCTCGCAGCCGACGAGGGGTTCGTCGCGTGGGCCGAGGAGCAGCGGGCGGACCTCCGCGCGTACGTCCGCGAGCCGCGCTGGTACCAGCAGCTGGAGGGTGACGTGCCGGAGGCGATCGGCTACTTCTCGCCCGAGTTCGGCATCGCCGCCGCGCTGCCGCAGTACTCCGGCGGCCTCGGGATCCTCGCGGGCGACCACCTGAAGAGCGCGTCGGACCTCGGGGTGCCGCTCGTGGGCGTCGGCCTGTTCTACCGCTCCGGCTACTTCCGCCAGGGGATCTCCTCCGACGGCTGGCAGCAGGAGACCTACCCCGTCTTCGACCCCGACGGCCTGCCGCTCCAGGTGCTGCGCGACGCCGACGGCGCGCCCGTCCACGTCGCCCTCGAGCTGCCCGCCGACCGCACGCTGCACGCCCGGATCTGGCAGGCGCGCGTCGGACGCGTCCCGCTGCTCCTCCTCGACACCGACGTGACCGAGAACGACGACGACCTCCGCGGCGTCACCGACCGGCTCTACGGCGGAGGCGGAGAGCACCGGCTGCACCAGGAGCTGCTGCTCGGCATCGGCGGGGTGCGGGCGATCGCCGCGCACGCCCGCGTCACCGGTGCGCCCGTCCCGCGGGTCTTCCACACCAACGAGGGACACGCCGGCTTCCTCGGCGTCGAGCGCATCTCCACGCTCATGGCCGACGGGCTCGACTTCGACGAGGCGCTGCAGGTCGTGCGCGCGGGCACCGTGTTCACGACGCACACGCCCGTGCCCGCGGGCATCGACCGGTTCGACGTCGGCCTCGTGCGCGAGCACGTCACGGAGCGGCTGCTGCCCGGGGTGCCGCCGGAGCGCGTGCTGGGGCTCGGCGCGGAGCTCCACGACGGCGGATCCCCGGACGTCTTCAACATGGCGCTCATGGGCCTCCGCCTCGCGCAGCGCGCCAACGGCGTCTCGCAGCTCCACGGCGAGGTCAGCCGCGGCATGTTCTCCGGGCTCTGGCCGGGTTTCGACACCGACGAGGTGCCGATCACGAGCGTCACGAACGGCGTGCACGCGCCGACGTGGACTGATCCGATGCTCATGTCGCTCGCGCGCGAGCGCCTCGGCACGTGGGACACCACGGCGGCCGACTGGTCGTCGACGGCCGTGAGCGACGGCGACCTCTGGGACGTGCGCGGCCGGATGCGCCGCCAGCTCGTGGAGGACGCCCGACGCCGCGTCGTGCGCGCCTGGCGCGAGCAGAACCCGGGCGCGGTCGAGCCGGCGTGGCTCGAGGACGTGCTCGACCCCGAGGTCCTCACCATCGGGTTCGCCCGGCGCGTGCCGACCTACAAGCGGCTCACGCTCATGCTCCACGACCGCGAGCGCCTCCGCCGGATCCTGACCGACCCGGAGCGGCCCGTGCAGATCGTGGTCGCGGGCAAGTCGCACCCGGCGGACGACGAGGGCAAGCGCCTCATCCAGGAGCTGG encodes:
- a CDS encoding maltotransferase domain-containing protein; this translates as MTTPQDGPDPLPRPVRGRAARKAAKAQKLQDAQKPPEARPPLIPEAPPAEPVDAPVTVDPPAVAEAPVPGVPEPVPAELAGVGLDGVEPEAHADPLPADAPADPVVERATAPRHAAPDAEVDALPAEPAPESGPVPASGPVPAPGIAVADVTEPDVEAPGVTPADAPAAAAPASTDTATAHGSEPADEPYVPVIGRIPILSLTPQIEDDLWPAKSFVHDVVPFGATIFREGHDLIGADVLLTDPTGAVTEHRMQLDATKPGLDRWITTAQLETQGVWTWRVSAWSDDFGTWLHNAEIKVPAGLDVDVMLALGGEALERAAADETRDAADRDVLRAALAGISDADASPEARLAAATTPDVLAAIDRLPLRSLVTLSPERTIVVERERAAVGSWYEFFPRSEGAVQHEDGSWTSGTFQTAAGRLPAIRDMGFDVVYIPPVHPIGRTNRKGPNNTLTAGEHDPGSPYGIGSEDGGHDSIHPELGTAEDFRAFVDAVADHGMELAIDIALQASPDHPWVTTHPELFTTLPDGSIAFAENPPKKYQDIYPLNFDNDPEGSYREMLRVMRVWLGLGVKIFRVDNPHTKPLVFWERLIHQVMRDEPDAIFLSEAFTRPAMMRTLAKIGFQQSYTYFTWRNTKQELEEYLTEVSHETSDYLRPNFFANTHDILTPYLQFGGRAAYRIRAAIAATASPSWGIYSGYELIENVARPGAEENIDNEKYEYKPRDWARQEELGGSIAPEIARLNEIRRQHPALRQLRNLDVHWSDDDSILVYSKHLAAEHTGTGEADTILVVANVDPHSARETQVHLDPTRWGLAEDAVFDVEDLLTGDVYTWSTSNFVRLDAFTHPVHVFRVTPTASKG
- the glgP gene encoding alpha-glucan family phosphorylase gives rise to the protein MKAIRRFTVRAVLPEELSALDELAGNLRWSWYEPTRRVFAHVSPELWEGTGHDPVALLGAVDQERLRELAADEGFVAWAEEQRADLRAYVREPRWYQQLEGDVPEAIGYFSPEFGIAAALPQYSGGLGILAGDHLKSASDLGVPLVGVGLFYRSGYFRQGISSDGWQQETYPVFDPDGLPLQVLRDADGAPVHVALELPADRTLHARIWQARVGRVPLLLLDTDVTENDDDLRGVTDRLYGGGGEHRLHQELLLGIGGVRAIAAHARVTGAPVPRVFHTNEGHAGFLGVERISTLMADGLDFDEALQVVRAGTVFTTHTPVPAGIDRFDVGLVREHVTERLLPGVPPERVLGLGAELHDGGSPDVFNMALMGLRLAQRANGVSQLHGEVSRGMFSGLWPGFDTDEVPITSVTNGVHAPTWTDPMLMSLARERLGTWDTTAADWSSTAVSDGDLWDVRGRMRRQLVEDARRRVVRAWREQNPGAVEPAWLEDVLDPEVLTIGFARRVPTYKRLTLMLHDRERLRRILTDPERPVQIVVAGKSHPADDEGKRLIQELVRFAAEPGIRGRLVFLPDYDIGMAQLLYPGTDVWLNNPLRPLEACGTSGMKAALNGALNLSILDGWWNEYFDGGNGWAIPSADRAHDGAERDAMEATALYDLIENRIAPRFHDRDADGVPTGWVHDIRHTLKTLSPELSADRMVRQYVERLYVPAGRAQAVVAADGSARARELAAWRGRVAAAWPSVQVAHVESEGVEHQAQVGDELRVRAWVALGGLGDGDVTVEVVHGRTGEGDVLTDVVRHALEPVGGSGGQQEYAGTVRLAVAGPFGYTVRVVPRHELLASSAEPGLVAVAS